Genomic window (Chelmon rostratus isolate fCheRos1 chromosome 15, fCheRos1.pri, whole genome shotgun sequence):
ATACCTACCAAAACAGAGCTCTGGAGTTCTCAGACCTCAGCACTAAGACCTTGTACAATGTAGCTGAGGAGGACGAGAGCGACCCTGTCAGGTACAATCCCCCCGCCACTCCCCCCATGATGGCCCACGGGCAAATTCCTGCCTGTGCGTTGATAAAAGATGTGGACGAGGAGCTCTTTACCCCTGAGCACCTGCAGGCAAATAGCATTATCCCCCAGCACGTCATCATGGACCACCTGCCGGGGGAGATGGTGGTAAATCGTAAATTCAGCAGCGATACCCCTGAGCTCAATGATAGGATTAGCATGCCTGAGGCCGTGAGCGGCGGCATGCCCGTATACCACCAGGCCCACCTCATCCAGCAGGACCCGGTCCTGCCTGTGCACCTCGACCCGTTCGATGAGGAGCCCACCTCCCctttagaggaggaggagatggagagtgagCAGTTTGGCCTTCTTCACGGCTACATGTACAACAACGCCCAGATTCATGACGAGGAGGACTTGGTTGAGGTCAAATTAGCCATGGAGGACTCTCTGGCTCTGATGCCTCCATCCCCTTTTCGAGATTGCGCTGGTCCTCCAGCGAGCCCCTTTCCCAATTCGCCAGTGTCTGAGTCAATTTTGTGCAGTCCTCCGAATGTGACATATGCCTCTGTCATCCTCAGAGACTTCAAGCAGAGCTCCTCGACTCTGTGAGGACGCACGCTCAGTATTACCAGTTGTACTATATTTTAAAGTTCATATGACTTGTGCTGTATATGATGATATATAGGGAAGAAGTCATTCTGTGGTCTGACAAGTCATTTTTCACTCTATAACTGATAGCTTTTACATTATAAGGGTGAACAACAAGGCgctacattttaaaatccttttaGATGTTGTCTCCAATAGTGACAGAATTTGCCTATTACAAACAGATATTTATATGCCAACATAAGCTTTTAGGATAAAAAAGATTTGTGCTCATGAGACGAACAACTAAGATTATCTCTGTATGTACATTTATGAATATGAATAGATTTATTTGATAATCATAGGTGACAAGCAGATGAGTTTGCTGGTTTTAAACTGGTAACATAATGGTAAATATAGTTTGTATGCAACACAATCCAACTTGTCAAcaatattttcagaaaatatgtttcatgtacacattgtgtgttttgtgctttatCTGGAAATGAAGGAAAGGTTTGAAGAACAGAAAAGAGTTTGATAAGAAGATCGATTTGACTCCGCTGACAGTCTGCTCAATataaagctaatgctagcagccgttagcttagtttagcataaagactggaaacaaggaaCAGGCAGCCTGGCTCTAAACAAAGGTGATGATCTATACAATAAATTGTCATCCTTAAATTTTTTCTGTAAAGATTAAACAAATAGATATAGTTCAcgagtgagctttagaggtgcttttttcccagtctttttgctaagctaagctaaccacctactggcaggacagacagagacatagATATTGAACCGAAATGtaagtggtatcaatcctcttcactaactcttggcaagaaagccaTCGAGGGCATTTCCCAAAGTGTTGACCTTTTGCTTTAAGGCGGGAGAGCAGGATAAAAACGTCCTCgttgaatttttaaaaaggtcATGAGTTAACGTGATTTCTCGCTGGTAAAAAACAACGATTCTGTGTGAATTTTTGATTGATGCAGTATACTGCCAGGCAAATGCACTGACTGTGTCACGAATGTAGCAGGGGACAAGTTCAAGTGCCGCATTTTcatcaagatttctttattttgtacatttatctCATTTCTACGGTTCTGAAAGTGAAACTCGTTTCAAATTTGTATCTTTTATAATTAGACGTCTGATTTCATGAACTTATGTATAAGATAAATGACATATGTTTTGTGAATGTATGAATTGTGTATCATATTTTGGTATTCAGATGGTATCTATATGCATTACAGTATTAGAAATAACTTATTAGCTGTGTACGCTTCTATTGTGTGATTGGTTGTGTACACCAATCAGTTTCCTAAATATTAAGACTTTAAGAGCCTATCAAAACCATATAATGTGATGAAGTGCTATTGTTACTGTTATTCGTATTATTCTGAAGAAGCTATTTGCAGCCTgatatatacacagtataaatTAAGTCTGCCATTTTGAACAAAATTTACTGTAGAGCATTTAAAAGGACACTTGTTTGATTGGAGTAAATTAAGTATTTTCTATgcttttgtctcctgtttttcatggtgAAACATTGACCAGCTCTGTGGGTTTGCCGTTGGTTACTCCAGTGACTGTTTTAaatcaaaggtcaaaggtttaTGGCTTTGTGTGGAGGAAGAAATTCAACACAAGACAACTGAGAAGTAGTCGTAAAGGGAAGTAGGGTTGAGCCATTTAAAGTAAATGCCGAATATATTAAACTGTTGCAGTGTGTTGACGGATTACTATTTCTACTACCAGACATGAAGCAGGCCTCATTTTGCGGTGGTTTAGGGAGAAGATTAATTCGTCTCCATACCTTTAACTGTTGATCACAACATGGCAGGAAGTGCAGGGACGTTATGGACAGAGAAACTGTTTAAAGTTTTAGTCATTGGGGATATAGGCGTTGGAAAAAGCAGCATTGTCTTACGTTATGTTAATAAACGGTTTGATGAAAGATACAAAGCATCTATTGGAGTGGACTTTGCTCTAAAATCTCTGGAATGGGACCCCCAGACGGTGGTGAGAGTGCAACTTTGGGATATTGCAGGTGAGTGTCAAGAGTTTGAAGTCTCTGTTGCAGTTGTCTATTCTAGAAAACCAATAATACAGACTCTCTGGCATCTGTTTTACCGTTTTAAAGAATTATTATGCCAAAGAAATTTGATGATTCAATATGAAAAATCTGCAAAGCTCAAAACAGTGCAAACCATATTGggaaatacagatttttttttttttacttgttatCTGGCAGCGGTTAACATCTTCCAAGGTATTTGTGTGATTGCGTGGGTGTTTGCTTTCTGCCCAGGATTAGAAAGTCTTTGCATGGGTCGAAACCAATGTTTAAATGCTGTATTTCTTCAAACTGTGCCCAGCTTTTTAATTGGAACTACAAACATGGTCCCTCTGTTCTCTTTGTTACTGTATAAGCTGTATGCTTCATCCACAAGTTCTGTTGAGGATCTCGTCAATGGTGCCATGACGACGTCCTTTGTtattcagaaaaatgtcccACTGGACTAGAGCCCATTTGTCTGACAGCCCACTATCCCGTCATTTCACCAAGACCCACCCCTAgtctgtctctgattggctgtgaccTTTTTTTCTAATCCTAACCATTTTACCAACCACCTATCCAAACAACTAACACAAGACAATCACAAGCAGAGGAGGGTGGGTCTTCactgaatggtgtgtgtgtgtgtgggggggtgatGCATCCACTGACCAGAGATGGCGCCGCCTCCAATACGTTTGGACAGTGGAAATAGAACGAAGAAGAGTGCACACCACTGCCAGGTAACAGGTAAAAAAAtaaggtttgtttttctcccatATGGTTTGCACTGAGAACTATGTGTGCTCAGGTGACATATGGGGCTAACTTAGGTGAGATAGGATGGTAGACTAGAGGCTAAAGCTAAAAAATGACTTAAGATAGTAGTTTTcctcagctgttttctgcagacCAAAAATAACCACTCTGATAAACTGATATCTTGgtaaattattttgttattccACATAATTAAATGAAGAACTGGCTAATTAAACCTAGTTacaattgaaaataaaaacttagctaatgctaagctagcttAGTAGAGCAGCAGCAACTGCTATCACAGCTTTTGACTTTGGTGGTTACATTTCCTGTAAATCACATGACATATACTGATTTCAGTCTAAATATTACCGTTAAAGTGATGGCAGACACCTAGCAAATGAACTATGGACTGTAGAGActgtaaataatgaataatagtaataatatatatatatattatttaaaatgtatattgatatttttgtgaGGTAAAATGCTCTTTATATAAATATGAGCATTAATCCCTGagcattaaatattttttataattttaaCATGGGCAGTCAGACAATTAAGGGAACTTGGGATGCTAGTATTGTTGCCTTTTAACAGCACAATGCAATAcattaaatgtttgcatttggCCTGTAGCGCATTAGGCTTCAGTTTTGGCCCTCCAAGGGAAAAAGTTTGGGCATGACTCCTATACACATACAACATATTCAGCTAAACGACGCCTCtgctcctgcctctctctgctaCTACAGGAAAGAGCGGGGGGACGGCAAGTGAAtaagggggatgcattttggtcaaTTTGCTAACATGGGGGGATGGTTGCACCAACTGCCAGTCAGTCTTTGTCTCAGATTTGACTAAAAGACCTTCACAAAAGTCCAACAGGAGATCCAATCTGCAAAAAAATTACCTTCAAACTCTAAGAAATCATGCTGTGAGTGGAATATAACTGTTGAATAAGTATGTCTAAGTGCTTTCAGTTCCTGGAAACTGCAGCAGGTAACACTGGAGCCTTTCCTAACCAGTGTCCATGGaaacatattattttatttcagaaaatcaTTGTTATCAGTCTCTCACTTGTTACATAAGATTTAGTCTGCATTCCAATTTGATATGATAATTCAAATCACACATGATGCACAAACAGTAGCAGTACTGCCTGTTTGTCTGGGCCAACTTTACATTCAGATACAAACACTGTCAGCCTTTTGTCAAATAATAAAAGCCTACCTGTCAAAAATGAATTATGCTGCGGTGAAGCATAAATTACAcagatttcttttctcttccctcaAGGCCAGGAGAGGTTTAAGAAGATGTCCAGAGTGTACTACAGAGGAGCGATGGGAGCAATAGTGGTCTTTGATGTTACAAACAGCTCCACCTTGGAGGCTGCCGCAGAGTGGAAGCAGGACCTAGACAGCAAAGTCAGTCTCGACAGCGGACGTCCGCTCCCTGCTGTCCTGTTGGCCAACAAATGTGACATGACAGGAAGGGACAGAGGCTTGGTGTCCTCTCTGGACCGTTTCTGTGAAGACAACAACTTCATGGGCTGGTTTGAGACCTCTGCAAAGGTGTGTGTTCTATTTTGCATGGGAGTTATAGTagaataagataagataagatggaaATTCAGTCGTTACAGCAACACAATTACGGCAATAATCCCAGATACattgaaaaagtaaaagaaataaatagcaACAGACACACTAATTAAAATAAGAATAGAATAAAACTAAAAGTAAGCGGCGTTGACAGCAGAGTCAATGGGGGGCCTCTGCATGATGTTACAGTCCGTGGTTGCCACTGCTGTTTTACAGTCTGGTGACAGCAGGTACAAAGGAGCACCTGAAGTGTTCTGTTTTGCACCTGGATGGGAAAGGAAATTATGACTTTAGTAAACATATTTTAGTATCGAGCTGAGACTGGACTACCAACAATAGTGTGGGAAACTGCCCTGTGCTGTGATACCAAGCCCACAGGCGTTCCTTAATAACCCAAGGTTCACAGCATGTCACGTATCTTTTAGTAATTTACTTGAAATAAAATCTAGCTGAGAATTTGCACCAATTCGGATGTTAATCAAGGAATGTCCTGTATTATTATTTgataaaaatctaatttaaacaCCATCCTGATGATATTTAAAGTTAATAAAATGAATTGTTTGataatttatgtatttcttgTCAGATGGTGTTTGCATTtgccaaatgtttttttgcacTGCTGAAGCTCCGTTCTACCTGAGTAAAGTGAACCTGAACTTAAACACTGCAGCTATATACAGTAGCCTGTtcataaaacatgttcaaaTATTAACATGAACTTGCAGCCAAGGTTCGAACACCGAGCCAAACACTTAATGTATAGATGCTTGCACAGTGTTGTAAATCATACCTCTCCCTCATCATTTTTAGGACAACATAAATATTAATGAAGCAGGTGCCTTCCTTGTCAAACAAATGATGCTCTGCGACACCAGTCTGTCCAGTGAAGAGTACCACAGGGACAGGATCAAAGTGAGCCAGGCTTCAGAGGAGAGTCAGAGCCAGTCATTGTGCTGCTGGAGTCCACGGTTCTGAGGCAAAGAGCCAAACAACGGCAGATACTGGTTAGACGCTCTAAAAAGACCTGTTTTTGATACCAAGTCGTGAATCTATAGCCTCCACATACAAGCCAGTGAGCTTGTGCCACATATAGTCACAaactgtatatttatatttctgccTTGCCTGGTTTCTCAGTGAGGTGTGGACTGTGTGGGCTGCCTCATAAACACCTCTGTTGAGATGATTGAGCTAATTTCTCTGATAATCCACTGATACAGTCAGGCTAATAAAGAGATCAGCATGACACACATCCTGCCGGGAAAAGTCTGCGACACTCCCTGTGCATCCGAGACTTGTTTGTGATTGACCAGCTATAATGAGAGGCCCAAAACTGTGAACCAGTCACAACTGCCATTTTCTCAAACCACAGAAAAtagccagagagagaaaaacgtctgaaaacatttctgtatATGAAGCTGTGAAATATTCCTCATTAAATTACAACCTATTCAATCCCGGCTCGGAGTGTTACTTGTCTGTTATGCAACCCATGCATATAATTATCTGTTAATCACTTCACAGTGAGATGAGCTAAGACCCATGCATAAGCATCGCAGCCCGGCTTGATATGGCCAATAGCAGAGAAAAGCTATCAGCGTGACCTGATTTTCGTAGAGGgagaaaatatgtgaaaatgcaCCATGCTGCTACATACACCGCCCAGAGAGGACTGAGTTACTGAGTGTGCTAAGCTGGAGGGATGCTGTATCTAATCATTAATAAACAACAAATATCAGAAGACATTCTCATTCCTTTTTATTCTACAATGAGAAGTCAAGCATGACATCGCTGCATTTGGAGACTGATGCATTTGCAAGTTCTAGATTTGATgatgcagagagaaacacacagaaagggGAAGACAGTCTCAGATGGAGCATCAGGCACTTACAGCAATGACTTCTGATAAAGATGTTTTATGTTATTGACGACCAGTGGTGCATGAGAAAATATTCAGATCCTGTACTTGCAAGAGTTGCACTATGACGATATAAACATACAAACTACATTTGGTAACACGTTATATTAAGATACACATAGTCATCATTAACTAGCTGCTAATTAGCTTGCAGTTGCATATTGGCTCCCTAATGTCATTAtgatgccttattctgcatgaccatattctacaactactaggccATTAGCTTAGTTTTACCTCAATAACCTCCCAATTACTGCTTAGttagttaaagaaaaaaagatgtcatACATGAATTATGATTTTAATAACCTTAATAACCCTTACCCAGACTAACACATTAAGTGATTTATAGcgactaataaagagccaatatatatataaagcattACTGTAAATTGTACATTAATAAAACTACATTGGCATTCTATATGAGATGTAatcattatgcagaaaaatggctcaTGACAGTATTATATTATTTACTTTACTGCGGCTGGTCAATGAGGAACTCATTTTAACCATTTTATGTGCTGTTGGTAGTTTAATCCAGAGCAGCGCATAATATTTCAGATTATCATAGGTTTTGTATGTGCAATTTAATCTGCAAAGTAGCAAGTACAGTTTTATGCTGTAGCTGCTCATAAATGTATTAgctgagtaaatgcacttaatGTATTGCTTATTAATTGAgtgtataataataatgtataagGTGCAGCGATGGTGGAGCCTTCGTTTATAAGACTCTTTAGTCTATGTGTGATACACTATATTGCCAAAAGTAGACAATGACTGGTGTGAGGTCAGATCGACTGTAAACATGTTGCCATGTCAGGAAAGGCCTTTTAattttttgtgctttaaagAAGCAGCGTCCCTTAAATTTCCATGGGAATCAATTTCAAAGGGATTAATTACTGTCCTTTTTCATATTATTATGCATTTGAATGGAAGATTGACTCATTCAATACACTATGAATCACTGTCAAATTAATCTTCATCCTGAAAGCAACTGGATGCttttaatgtcattaatttaCTTGATACGCTACGAAGTCGGTCGTATGATTCCGTGCATTGTCCTGTAGATATTTGGGGAGAGTGAAACCTTGTCCTTTATGTTCACTGACGTGTTGTGtattacactggttattttTGCACACTAATCTGTCCTTTGCTGTCCTGTAGTTTTACTTTTCAGTGTCCTTGTGGTGCATCTACGGAACTGTTCTACATCCTGCTGCCAGGTACCTATACACAGTAGCTTTTGCCCAAATTCAGGCTCTATCCAGGTATGGCCCGCGcatgtttttcttcaaactTGGAATAGTCTACGTGTAAAATCCCACGCAGCTTTATTATACCAGCATTTACAGTATACACTTTGCTGATCAAGTGAGTTGCAACAAAAAAGGCAGGATGGTAGTTTACTTCAAGTGGCAATTGTGCCTGTGGGAAAGTGAGGGAAGAAGTAAAACACAACTGCTAATTATGGATATATGTCCCAGATACTAGAGACCTAAATTCAGGAGTCAAACAGGGAAGCTGGCCCCAATACTCTTCACATCGGACACAAAAGCACAGCCTCTTAACTTGTTGTTTATAGATATGACAGTTTGAATGGGAGTCGCACTCTCGGCAACAGATCCCATTACTTGTGCATTATTGATATTGCCCTATTTTATCTGCCCTCCAGTGTGCATTTTCAGTGGCAGCCTCGTTCATATATTCATGATTGCATGAAAATTTCAATTTACTCAAACTTGTGAATAGGTTGCTGAAGAGTGAAGCGGCGTTTGCTTCCCTGCTGTGCCGCTGTCTGTCTCTTATTGTGTTTTGAGTGACCCACTTTCTGATGGCCTGTGTTGATTAAGCATTCACTGTCTGTGGAAAGCAAACAGTAACACCAGGCTGGTATCTAACTGCAGAGACATTCAGTATGTTAAGCCAGTTCTTTGAAGTGTCTGACTCGCTGTGTGTAAACATCGCAGAATGTGAATGAACCTAATTATCAAAAACAGATCATATCCTGTCCCATCAAGGCAACCAATCAGGGGCAGGAATCCATGTgctgctgtccatggtgctgaattTTGGCAAAGAGGAGCCCTCCACCTCAACAGAACGCTGTCAGGATGGTATAATATT
Coding sequences:
- the LOC121618490 gene encoding ras-related protein Rab-32-like — its product is MAGSAGTLWTEKLFKVLVIGDIGVGKSSIVLRYVNKRFDERYKASIGVDFALKSLEWDPQTVVRVQLWDIAGQERFKKMSRVYYRGAMGAIVVFDVTNSSTLEAAAEWKQDLDSKVSLDSGRPLPAVLLANKCDMTGRDRGLVSSLDRFCEDNNFMGWFETSAKDNININEAGAFLVKQMMLCDTSLSSEEYHRDRIKVSQASEESQSQSLCCWSPRF